The proteins below are encoded in one region of Amycolatopsis acidiphila:
- a CDS encoding amidohydrolase family protein: MTFTVDVHHHVLPDFFWQATNEAGHPAGGIAPPSWSLESALSFLDDSEIDVAITSISTPGVHTGDDAAARKLARQCNEHSAELIRDHPDRFGAFACLPLPDVDGTLIELAYALDDLHLDGVVLFSNARGIYLGDPRLTPLFDELQRRAAVVFIHPNPSPDPSAHALGLPDSLIDYPADTTRAVAQLHYSNTFARTPDATYILSHAGGTVPYLAGRFGIIDAMDVVPGGEHRRSAAEAFRSLYWDTALSWSDPVLSMLRDLVGMDHVVFGSDYPYLRRDLAVSCRAQLERSQELNDDERTAVLGGTALSVIPRLNERRAT; encoded by the coding sequence GTGACCTTCACCGTCGACGTCCACCACCACGTGCTGCCCGACTTCTTCTGGCAGGCCACCAACGAGGCAGGCCATCCGGCGGGCGGCATCGCACCACCGTCCTGGTCATTGGAAAGCGCGCTGTCCTTTCTGGACGATTCAGAGATCGACGTGGCGATCACCTCGATCAGCACCCCCGGCGTGCACACCGGCGACGACGCGGCAGCCCGCAAGCTGGCCCGACAGTGCAACGAACACTCCGCCGAACTGATCCGCGACCACCCGGACCGATTCGGCGCTTTCGCCTGCCTTCCGCTGCCGGACGTGGACGGCACGCTCATCGAACTCGCCTATGCCCTCGATGATCTCCACCTGGACGGCGTAGTGCTGTTCAGCAACGCGCGCGGGATCTATCTCGGAGATCCACGCCTCACTCCGCTGTTCGACGAGCTGCAACGACGCGCCGCCGTGGTGTTCATCCACCCCAACCCGTCGCCCGACCCGAGTGCGCACGCGCTCGGCCTGCCCGACTCGCTCATCGACTATCCCGCCGACACCACGAGGGCCGTCGCACAACTGCACTACAGCAACACGTTCGCGCGCACCCCGGACGCCACATACATCCTCTCCCACGCGGGCGGAACCGTGCCGTATCTGGCCGGCCGGTTCGGCATCATCGACGCCATGGACGTGGTCCCGGGCGGCGAGCACCGGCGGAGCGCCGCCGAGGCCTTCCGCAGCCTGTACTGGGACACCGCGCTGTCCTGGAGCGACCCGGTGCTGAGCATGTTGCGTGACCTCGTGGGCATGGACCACGTCGTGTTCGGCTCCGACTACCCCTACCTGCGTCGCGATCTCGCGGTCTCCTGTCGCGCCCAGCTCGAACGGAGCCAGGAACTGAACGACGACGAACGAACCGCGGTCCTGGGCGGCACGGCGCTGTCGGTGATCCCAAGGCTGAATGAAAGGAGAGCGACATGA